From Alkaliphilus flagellatus, the proteins below share one genomic window:
- a CDS encoding L-threonylcarbamoyladenylate synthase, producing MKDTMIVEIYPTEIDSRLMNECANILKQGGTVAFPTETVYGLGANALDSKAVKKIFEAKGRPSDNPLIVHVAKTEEILPLVKEIPEKAHRVIEKFWPGPLTLIFEKSSIIPYEISAGLSTVAIRMPSHPIAIRLIEESGVPIAAPSANISGRPSPTKAEHVIEDLIGKVDAIIAGGACNVGVESTVLDMTGQVPMILRPGGVTKEMLEEVLGEVVIDPAVENPNEINGTPKAPGMKYTHYAPKAEVIIIQGDLNNTVNKIKDIRLSYEAENKIVGVICTDETRDKYEEGIVKSMGSRKHPETIAANLFKVLREFDDTDVEIILSEAVDNVEIGQAIMNRLKKAAGYRIIEAE from the coding sequence ATGAAGGACACAATGATTGTAGAAATATATCCTACTGAAATAGATAGTAGGTTAATGAATGAATGTGCAAATATTCTAAAACAGGGAGGGACAGTCGCATTCCCTACAGAAACTGTATATGGTCTAGGAGCTAACGCCTTGGACTCAAAGGCTGTAAAAAAAATATTTGAGGCTAAGGGAAGACCCTCTGATAATCCACTAATAGTTCATGTCGCTAAGACAGAGGAAATATTACCATTAGTAAAAGAAATACCCGAAAAGGCTCATAGAGTTATAGAAAAATTTTGGCCTGGGCCTTTAACACTTATTTTCGAAAAAAGTAGTATTATTCCATATGAAATATCCGCTGGACTTTCTACGGTGGCCATTAGAATGCCTAGTCATCCTATAGCCATTAGGCTTATTGAGGAGTCTGGAGTACCTATAGCAGCTCCAAGTGCTAATATTTCTGGTAGACCAAGTCCTACTAAGGCGGAGCATGTAATAGAGGACCTAATAGGCAAAGTAGATGCCATAATTGCAGGAGGAGCTTGTAATGTTGGTGTGGAGTCAACTGTTTTAGATATGACTGGACAAGTACCTATGATACTACGACCAGGTGGAGTTACTAAGGAAATGTTGGAGGAAGTGCTAGGAGAAGTGGTTATAGATCCAGCTGTTGAAAATCCTAATGAGATAAATGGAACTCCTAAAGCGCCAGGCATGAAATATACCCACTATGCGCCAAAAGCTGAGGTTATAATTATTCAGGGAGACTTGAATAACACCGTAAATAAAATAAAAGATATTAGACTTAGTTACGAAGCAGAAAATAAAATAGTTGGTGTAATTTGCACCGACGAAACTAGGGATAAATATGAGGAAGGTATAGTCAAATCCATGGGGAGTAGAAAACACCCAGAAACAATAGCAGCTAACCTATTTAAAGTGTTAAGAGAATTTGATGATACTGATGTAGAGATTATTTTATCCGAGGCTGTAGACAATGTAGAAATTGGACAGGCTATAATGAACAGATTAAAAAAAGCAGCGGGCTACCGAATAATAGAAGCCGAATGA
- a CDS encoding M55 family metallopeptidase, whose product MKIYISADMEGIAGIVHGDQTEEGPEFMQSRKLMTEEVNAAIRGAFSGGATEVLVNDSHNTMRNIIIEDLDHRASLISGNKKPLSMMEGVDMGFDGVILVGYHARAGAPGVISHTYSGIIRSLKINGYELGEAGLNGLVAGCFNVPLIMATGDDKLCEEVRAFFGEVETVAVKRYITRSAAQSRPLKEVYKDIEATAKKAVKGIKNFKPKRLEGPYAMEVAFQNIILTDMAAARIPGVKAIDSSTISFNSTEFLDVFKVFLNIS is encoded by the coding sequence ATGAAAATATACATATCTGCTGATATGGAAGGAATTGCAGGGATTGTTCATGGAGATCAAACAGAAGAAGGCCCAGAGTTTATGCAATCTAGAAAATTAATGACTGAGGAGGTAAACGCCGCCATTAGAGGAGCATTTTCTGGGGGAGCCACAGAGGTGTTAGTGAACGATTCTCATAATACTATGAGAAACATTATAATAGAAGATTTAGATCATAGAGCTAGTTTAATTTCTGGTAATAAAAAGCCTCTATCAATGATGGAAGGTGTAGACATGGGTTTTGATGGTGTAATACTTGTTGGATACCATGCCAGAGCTGGAGCACCAGGGGTAATATCTCACACCTATTCAGGTATAATTAGAAGCTTAAAGATTAACGGATATGAACTAGGAGAAGCTGGTTTAAATGGACTAGTAGCAGGATGCTTTAATGTACCTCTTATAATGGCAACAGGGGATGATAAACTATGTGAAGAAGTAAGGGCATTTTTTGGAGAAGTAGAAACAGTGGCAGTAAAACGATATATAACCCGAAGCGCAGCCCAATCTAGACCACTTAAAGAGGTTTATAAAGATATTGAAGCTACTGCAAAAAAAGCAGTAAAGGGCATAAAAAACTTTAAGCCGAAACGATTAGAAGGACCATACGCAATGGAGGTTGCCTTCCAAAACATTATACTAACTGATATGGCAGCTGCCAGAATTCCGGGGGTAAAAGCTATAGATTCTAGTACTATTAGTTTTAATTCTACAGAGTTTTTAGATGTATTTAAGGTATTTTTAAATATATCATAA
- a CDS encoding ABC transporter substrate-binding protein, whose translation MITIILSLALTITACRGKVENTEEVKTGDTHTQGETSKYGGIYESYIGSDFNTLDPAFATAALDGEIVSLLYDALVRFDIDGKIVPGLAKSWELPDDKTLVFDLVDNAKFHNGNKVTAHDIKYSFERVLDPDVASPRTWVFDKIMGAKDFMEGTAEEVTGIEVIDDYKIKITLEEPFAPFLSMMGMPAAHIVDKNEIEKYSDQNDYALKPVGTGPYAFVEFKPGDRFVVKANEEYFAGRPFLDGINYRVIKDNSTAIAEFEAGNLDALSIPSVEIDRFANNSEYKPYIINNNTFWNYYIGTMNDKAPFDNKNLRQAVHYAINREAILNAVIPNTSVASHGPIPPGLDGYRSDITSYSYNPEKAKEILLEEGYSKENPLKVKFYHAESASNVALLEPVQAMLNEVGFKVELVSMEWNAYRAAVRQGEPDLFYLSWGADYPDAENYLYPLFHSTMTNGGGNETRYSNPEVDALLELSHKTQDYKERIKLYQQIEDIVIEDSPRIWMYLSRNWTVYKPKVQGVQIYRIFNADKKLDIWLDK comes from the coding sequence ATGATAACCATTATTCTAAGCCTTGCCCTAACCATTACAGCCTGTAGAGGAAAGGTAGAAAATACGGAAGAAGTCAAAACTGGTGATACGCATACACAAGGAGAAACCTCTAAATACGGGGGTATTTATGAGTCTTATATTGGATCTGACTTTAATACACTTGACCCAGCCTTTGCTACAGCTGCTTTAGATGGGGAAATAGTTTCCCTTCTTTACGATGCATTAGTCCGTTTCGATATAGATGGAAAAATAGTTCCGGGTTTAGCTAAATCTTGGGAGCTTCCAGATGATAAAACATTGGTATTCGACCTAGTAGACAATGCTAAATTCCATAATGGAAATAAAGTCACTGCCCATGATATTAAATACTCCTTTGAAAGAGTATTAGATCCAGATGTTGCTAGCCCACGGACTTGGGTTTTTGACAAAATAATGGGAGCTAAGGACTTTATGGAAGGAACAGCTGAAGAGGTTACTGGAATAGAAGTAATTGACGACTATAAAATAAAAATTACTTTAGAAGAACCCTTTGCTCCATTTCTATCTATGATGGGGATGCCTGCGGCACATATTGTAGATAAAAATGAGATTGAAAAATATTCAGATCAAAATGACTATGCATTAAAGCCGGTTGGAACAGGACCTTATGCTTTTGTAGAATTTAAACCAGGGGATAGATTTGTTGTTAAGGCCAATGAAGAATATTTTGCTGGCAGGCCATTTTTAGATGGAATTAACTATAGGGTTATAAAAGATAATTCTACTGCTATTGCAGAATTTGAGGCAGGTAATCTTGATGCGCTATCTATACCGTCAGTAGAAATAGATCGCTTTGCTAATAACTCAGAGTATAAACCATATATTATTAATAACAATACCTTCTGGAACTACTATATAGGCACCATGAATGACAAAGCACCCTTTGATAACAAAAATCTTCGCCAAGCAGTGCATTATGCAATAAATCGAGAGGCTATACTTAATGCCGTAATTCCAAACACATCCGTAGCGAGTCATGGGCCAATTCCCCCAGGACTTGATGGATATAGATCGGATATAACTTCCTATTCATATAATCCAGAAAAGGCTAAGGAAATTCTTTTAGAGGAAGGCTATTCTAAGGAAAATCCATTAAAGGTTAAGTTTTACCATGCAGAGTCTGCATCTAACGTAGCTTTGTTAGAGCCAGTTCAAGCTATGCTTAATGAAGTAGGTTTCAAAGTAGAACTTGTATCTATGGAATGGAATGCCTATAGAGCAGCTGTAAGACAGGGAGAACCAGATTTGTTTTATTTAAGCTGGGGAGCAGACTATCCAGATGCTGAAAACTATCTTTATCCATTATTCCATTCTACTATGACAAACGGTGGAGGAAACGAAACCAGATATTCTAACCCAGAAGTTGATGCACTTTTAGAACTTTCTCATAAAACTCAAGATTACAAGGAGAGAATTAAATTATACCAACAAATTGAAGATATCGTAATAGAAGATTCTCCACGTATATGGATGTACTTAAGTAGAAACTGGACTGTATATAAGCCTAAAGTACAGGGAGTTCAAATTTATCGTATATTTAATGCAGATAAGAAGTTAGATATTTGGTTGGATAAATAA
- a CDS encoding ABC transporter permease — MLSYLARRLLLLIPVIIGVTLVTFLLLYVVPGDVVTLIVGERASAEIIEKTTMELGLDKPFHEQYLIYMSKLTRGDLGKSNVNHQSVAKSIAIRFPVTIKLAIFSFIISVIIGILVGVISAVRQNTPMDQMLRSITLIGVSTPVIFSGLLMMYIFGVWLKLLPISGVGDGGLKHYLLPSLVLGLNSAVFNARLTRSCMLEVIRQDYIRTARAKGVSEKIVIYKHAMRNAMIPIITNLIMSIGALLTGSALTETIFALPGIGSFTINAVFARDVPVVMGCFVFQALIFVFANLFVDIAYAIINPRIRFN, encoded by the coding sequence TTGCTTTCATATTTAGCACGTCGATTACTTCTACTCATTCCTGTAATCATTGGTGTTACTCTAGTTACATTTTTACTTCTATACGTAGTGCCAGGGGATGTAGTAACTCTGATAGTTGGAGAGAGAGCCAGTGCAGAGATTATTGAAAAAACAACAATGGAACTAGGCTTAGACAAGCCTTTTCATGAGCAATACTTAATCTATATGTCTAAACTTACTAGGGGGGATCTTGGAAAATCCAATGTTAACCATCAAAGTGTAGCTAAATCTATAGCTATACGTTTTCCAGTCACAATTAAACTTGCCATCTTTTCTTTTATTATTTCCGTAATTATAGGTATACTTGTAGGGGTTATATCTGCAGTAAGGCAAAATACTCCTATGGATCAAATGTTACGATCTATTACACTTATCGGTGTTTCTACCCCAGTTATATTTTCAGGATTATTAATGATGTATATATTTGGTGTGTGGCTGAAATTACTTCCCATTTCTGGTGTAGGTGATGGAGGATTAAAGCACTATTTATTGCCATCTCTTGTTCTTGGACTAAACAGTGCTGTATTTAATGCTAGGCTAACCCGATCTTGTATGCTTGAGGTTATAAGACAAGACTATATTCGTACAGCTAGAGCAAAGGGTGTTTCAGAAAAAATAGTTATATATAAGCATGCCATGAGAAATGCTATGATTCCTATAATTACTAATCTAATTATGAGTATAGGTGCGTTGCTCACAGGCTCTGCCTTAACAGAAACTATTTTTGCACTCCCAGGCATAGGATCCTTTACTATAAATGCTGTATTTGCTAGAGATGTACCTGTAGTTATGGGCTGTTTTGTTTTTCAAGCTCTCATATTTGTGTTTGCAAATCTATTTGTAGATATTGCCTATGCCATTATAAATCCACGAATTCGCTTTAACTAA
- a CDS encoding ABC transporter permease: MRKNTPWTMAKRRLRRDRSAMIGLYIIIFLILIAIFAPLLSPYDPINSYDLTKNLQPPSKDHWFGTDWMGRDVFSRVLYGSRISLTIGLASRAVTLTIGITLGAIAGYFGGKLDTVIMRIAEIMDAFPSFLFAIAISMAVGPGIYTVFFALGFVGWSGMARLIRGQFLALRQLEFVEAAHSLGASHLRIIFTEILPSCMAPVIISTTMGISGAIMAEAGLAFLGLGVQPPAPTWGSMMNFGRQYIWSSPHLIIFPGVAIALTVYGFNLFGDGLRDVLDPRMKD, from the coding sequence ATGCGAAAAAATACACCTTGGACCATGGCTAAAAGAAGATTAAGAAGAGATAGAAGTGCTATGATTGGACTATACATTATAATTTTTCTTATTTTAATTGCAATATTTGCTCCCCTATTATCCCCATACGACCCTATTAATAGTTATGACTTAACTAAAAATTTGCAGCCACCTAGCAAAGACCATTGGTTTGGTACCGATTGGATGGGAAGGGATGTCTTCTCCAGGGTTCTGTATGGGTCTAGAATATCTTTAACTATAGGCCTTGCATCTAGAGCAGTAACCCTTACCATTGGAATAACCCTTGGAGCCATAGCGGGATATTTTGGGGGCAAACTTGATACTGTTATAATGCGTATTGCAGAAATTATGGATGCCTTTCCAAGTTTTCTTTTTGCTATAGCTATTTCTATGGCTGTGGGACCTGGTATATATACTGTATTTTTTGCTCTAGGATTTGTAGGCTGGTCTGGTATGGCTAGGCTTATAAGGGGACAGTTTTTAGCTCTAAGACAACTTGAGTTTGTTGAGGCAGCCCACTCTCTAGGTGCATCCCATCTTAGAATTATATTTACTGAAATTTTGCCTAGCTGTATGGCTCCTGTAATTATTTCTACTACTATGGGGATTTCTGGAGCAATTATGGCGGAGGCGGGTCTAGCCTTTTTAGGTCTTGGAGTACAGCCACCAGCACCTACTTGGGGATCTATGATGAACTTTGGTAGACAATATATTTGGAGTTCCCCCCACCTAATTATATTTCCAGGTGTAGCCATAGCATTAACTGTATATGGCTTTAATCTATTTGGAGACGGATTAAGGGATGTATTAGATCCTAGAATGAAGGACTAA
- a CDS encoding ABC transporter ATP-binding protein translates to MENNVLLEVKNLRTHFYTQDGIMPAVDGVSFKINRGETLCVVGESGCGKSVTAMSILKLVPTPPGKYVSGNILFGGEDILPKTDGEMRKIRGKDIAMIFQEPMTSLNPVYTIGDQIAEAIIIHQRKKRVDAIEIAINMLRKVGIPSPEKRIKEYPHQLSGGMRQRVMIAMALSCNPMVLIADEPTTALDVTVQAQILDLMRKMQKETGTAIMFITHDLGVVAEMADRVVVMYAGKIVEEGAVEEIFDSPMHPYTIGLLNSIPQLDNSGKKALHVIEGMVPSLDELPKGCAFNPRCKYAMDICKENRPELISLGDGSRKCACWLRVGRGKR, encoded by the coding sequence ATGGAGAATAATGTTTTATTAGAAGTTAAAAATTTAAGAACTCACTTTTATACCCAGGATGGAATTATGCCAGCTGTAGATGGCGTGTCCTTTAAAATAAATAGAGGTGAAACTTTATGTGTTGTAGGAGAATCAGGTTGCGGTAAAAGCGTTACAGCAATGTCAATATTAAAGCTGGTACCTACACCTCCGGGTAAATATGTTTCAGGGAATATTTTATTTGGTGGAGAAGATATTCTACCTAAAACAGATGGAGAAATGAGAAAAATTAGGGGAAAAGATATTGCGATGATTTTTCAGGAGCCTATGACATCTCTTAATCCTGTCTATACAATTGGGGATCAAATTGCTGAAGCTATAATTATACATCAGAGAAAGAAAAGGGTAGATGCCATAGAAATAGCTATTAATATGCTTAGAAAGGTAGGTATACCATCTCCAGAGAAAAGGATAAAGGAATATCCTCACCAACTAAGTGGAGGTATGCGCCAGAGGGTTATGATAGCTATGGCATTAAGTTGTAACCCTATGGTATTAATAGCTGATGAACCAACTACAGCCTTAGATGTAACAGTGCAGGCTCAAATATTAGATTTAATGAGGAAGATGCAAAAAGAAACCGGAACAGCTATTATGTTTATTACCCATGATCTAGGTGTTGTAGCAGAAATGGCTGATAGAGTAGTAGTTATGTATGCAGGTAAAATTGTGGAGGAAGGAGCTGTAGAGGAAATATTCGACTCTCCTATGCACCCTTATACAATAGGACTTTTAAATTCAATACCCCAATTAGATAATAGCGGTAAGAAAGCCCTTCACGTTATAGAAGGGATGGTGCCTAGTTTAGACGAATTACCAAAGGGATGCGCCTTTAACCCAAGATGTAAGTATGCTATGGATATATGCAAGGAAAATAGACCAGAACTAATTTCTTTAGGAGATGGTAGCAGAAAATGTGCTTGCTGGCTTAGGGTAGGAAGGGGGAAGAGGTAG
- a CDS encoding ABC transporter ATP-binding protein, giving the protein MKDKLLEVRGLKTYFPITGGMFGATKGYVKAVDDVSFQVFKGETLGLVGESGCGKSTTARTILRLVEPTAGSVIFEDKDILSMPRKEFVKLRREMQMIFQDPYSSLNPRKMVRDIIGQPFKIHQPKMSNKDREDIVKGLLKVVGLDPSHLIRYPHEFSGGQRQRIGIARALALNPKLIIADEPVSALDVSIQSQILNLLNELQQEFNLTYIFIAHNLSVVKHLSDRVGVMYLGKLVELSTSDEIYSYPLHPYTKALFSAIPIPKVGAKKESIILEGDVPSPQNPPNGCRFHTRCRYCMKICKEEEPAFKQVARGHYVACHLMNR; this is encoded by the coding sequence GTGAAGGATAAGCTTCTAGAAGTTAGGGGACTAAAAACATATTTTCCAATTACAGGGGGTATGTTTGGAGCAACTAAGGGTTATGTTAAAGCTGTAGATGATGTTTCATTTCAAGTTTTTAAGGGAGAGACACTAGGGCTTGTTGGAGAAAGTGGATGTGGCAAGTCTACCACGGCAAGAACTATTTTACGTCTTGTAGAACCCACGGCTGGAAGTGTAATCTTTGAAGATAAAGATATTTTATCTATGCCAAGAAAAGAATTTGTTAAGCTTCGTCGAGAAATGCAGATGATTTTTCAAGATCCCTACTCATCTTTAAACCCAAGAAAAATGGTAAGAGATATTATAGGTCAGCCCTTTAAAATCCATCAACCTAAAATGAGTAATAAAGATAGAGAAGATATAGTTAAAGGATTGCTAAAAGTTGTTGGCTTAGATCCTTCTCACTTAATACGTTACCCTCATGAGTTTAGCGGAGGGCAAAGGCAAAGAATAGGCATAGCTAGAGCGTTGGCTCTTAACCCTAAGCTTATAATTGCAGACGAACCTGTTTCTGCCCTAGATGTTTCTATACAGTCTCAAATACTTAATCTACTAAATGAGCTACAACAGGAATTTAACCTAACATATATTTTTATAGCCCATAACCTAAGTGTTGTAAAACATCTAAGTGATAGAGTAGGGGTAATGTATTTAGGTAAACTAGTGGAGTTAAGTACTAGCGATGAAATTTATAGCTATCCCCTTCATCCCTATACAAAAGCCTTATTTTCTGCAATTCCTATACCGAAGGTAGGAGCGAAAAAGGAGTCTATCATCTTAGAAGGGGATGTTCCCAGTCCACAAAATCCACCTAATGGTTGCAGATTTCATACAAGGTGTAGATATTGTATGAAAATTTGCAAGGAAGAAGAACCAGCTTTTAAACAGGTAGCTAGGGGACACTATGTAGCTTGTCATTTAATGAATAGATAA
- a CDS encoding low molecular weight protein arginine phosphatase has protein sequence MKTILFVCTGNTCRSSMAEGLFKHMLKSKENNFKSINVISAGTCAWEGDNASQHAIKVLKEKDIDIGDHRSTPLTPKLIKEADLILTMTLNHKMAILHMCPKAKDKVFTLKEYALYSREKFPISDLSYQNSDYDIKDPFGRSLDIYRESAKEIEQYLQILVEKIK, from the coding sequence ATGAAGACCATTTTATTTGTATGTACAGGCAATACTTGTAGAAGTAGTATGGCAGAGGGATTATTTAAGCATATGTTAAAAAGTAAAGAGAATAACTTTAAAAGCATTAATGTAATTTCTGCTGGTACATGTGCATGGGAGGGAGATAATGCATCTCAACATGCAATAAAAGTGCTAAAGGAAAAAGACATAGATATAGGGGATCATCGATCCACTCCCTTAACTCCAAAATTAATTAAAGAAGCAGATTTAATTTTAACTATGACATTAAATCATAAGATGGCAATATTACATATGTGCCCTAAGGCAAAGGATAAGGTATTTACTCTAAAGGAGTATGCTTTATATAGTAGAGAAAAATTTCCTATATCGGATTTGTCTTATCAAAATAGTGATTATGATATAAAAGATCCTTTTGGACGATCCTTAGATATTTATAGGGAAAGTGCTAAGGAGATAGAACAATATCTACAAATACTAGTTGAAAAAATAAAATAA